The window AATAAACACATTCGCTGAACATCAAGACTTCTAAATCTCGTTTCTCCACTCATCGAATGCCATGTCTCCTGTCTACCCTGTGACGGGCATCAAAGCCGGCGTTACTGGTACCACAGTCCCCCTTCGTCTAGAGGTGGACACCTGGTATCCCGGCCAAACACCCGAACACCTCATCCAGaacaacctcttcatctgggccctccgcttcctccaAGAGCGTGACCCCGATCACAagctctccttcttccagaTCGCCGGCATACATGGCATGCCATACCAACCATGGGATGAAGACACAGACGCCATCACTGCCAACGAGGGCTACTGCACCCACGACAGTCTCCTCTTTCCCTCCTGGCACCGCCCTTACATGCTTCTCTATGAGCAAGTCTTGTACGAGATCATGGTCAAGCAAGTAatcccccagctcccagaAGATAAGCAACAGGAATGGACGGACGCTGCTGCCACTTGGCGACTCCCCTATTGGGATTGGgcccagaagaagacgcGAGAGGGGCAGGATGAGACCCTGTACGATGTCCCACTCATCACCAAGCAGCCTAGAATCAGTGTCATTGATCTTAAGGACGGGGTGACTGTGTTTTACATTGATAATCCAATGTATAAGTTCACGATGCCTGATGAGGAAAGGATGGGTTGTTTCGGGATCAGCGACATCCAGGACACTgacgccaacaacaacatcacgaCCATTCCGGTATGACTTTTGTCCCAGTCAAAGATTTCATCACACTAACAACCGCTAGTTCTCCAAGGCCCAAGCAACCTCTCGCTGGGCCACTTACGAGCCCGAATCCGACACCGTCTCCACCCAATGGACCGAAGGCACCGTCCGCAACTCTCTCATCACTTCCACACTCAACGAACATCCTTGGTACGGTAAAGGCATTGACAACGTTCCACTCTCCGAGATGGTCTACCGCCTCTACGTCCACGACTACATTGCCTCCTACACCCAGTTCGCGACCACCAAATTCCGCACCTCCCCCGACTATGACCCCGGCTCACCAGCCGCCTACCTCAACCTGGAGTATATCCACAATAACATCCACAACTGGACCGGTGGCTTTGACAAATACGTCGGCCACATGGCCGAGCCCGCCGTCGCGGCTTATGACCCCATCTTCTGGATGCACCACGCCAACGTCGATCGCCAGTTTGCCCTCTGGCAAGGCATCTCCCTCTTGGATCCCACCAAAAACTGGTTCGAGTCACGCAACGAGCAGCTGGAAGACGACGGGAACTGGTACATCAGAACCGGCGACCTCGacaccccctccactcccctcGCTCCTTTCCACAAGGATGCCGAAGGCAACTACTACACCTCGGATGACGTGAGAGACATCCACAAACTAGGCTACACCTACCCTGAACTCCAACCCTGGCTAGACAAGTACAAAGACACTCACGGCAACTTCGACGCGAGCCTCTATGTGGCCGACATCAAAGCCATGATCAAAGCCATCTACTCCCCAGGCGAAATCGGCGCCCCGACCGagacctcctccatccctcGCTCCTTAACCAGCCCCCTCGGCCAACCCGACTTCAACAAAGACATAATCGTCAACGTCACCTACAACCGCTTCGCCCTCAACGGGATCCCCTACACAATctacttcttcctcggcacccccttctcccctccctcctacTCTGACCCCCTtcacacccacccccaacacgTCGGCTTCATTTacaccttctccaaccccatccaccgCAACCGCGCCGCCCCCGGCTGCGGCAACTGCCGCCGCAAAGCCCTCACCGACACCAAATCCCGCGCTCAAgtccccatcaccggcgcGCTCATCGCCCGACACCCGGCCATCCACAACGGCAACTTGCCTCACGGTATTCATGAGCTGCCCAGCTTGGAGTCCGACACTGTGGGGGAGTACCTAGAAAAACACCTGCATTGGAGCATCCGATCTGTAAGTTCATCGTCCTTTGTTTACTCTGTTTCTTTGTTGGGGTTAGTCTCGTTTGTTTAGCGCACCCGTTGGCCCCTTTATTGCCCCTATCTAGCCCCT is drawn from Podospora pseudocomata strain CBS 415.72m chromosome 1 map unlocalized CBS415.72m_1, whole genome shotgun sequence and contains these coding sequences:
- a CDS encoding uncharacterized protein (COG:S; EggNog:ENOG503NZ79) → MSPVYPVTGIKAGVTGTTVPLRLEVDTWYPGQTPEHLIQNNLFIWALRFLQERDPDHKLSFFQIAGIHGMPYQPWDEDTDAITANEGYCTHDSLLFPSWHRPYMLLYEQVLYEIMVKQVIPQLPEDKQQEWTDAAATWRLPYWDWAQKKTREGQDETLYDVPLITKQPRISVIDLKDGVTVFYIDNPMYKFTMPDEERMGCFGISDIQDTDANNNITTIPAQATSRWATYEPESDTVSTQWTEGTVRNSLITSTLNEHPWYGKGIDNVPLSEMVYRLYVHDYIASYTQFATTKFRTSPDYDPGSPAAYLNLEYIHNNIHNWTGGFDKYVGHMAEPAVAAYDPIFWMHHANVDRQFALWQGISLLDPTKNWFESRNEQLEDDGNWYIRTGDLDTPSTPLAPFHKDAEGNYYTSDDVRDIHKLGYTYPELQPWLDKYKDTHGNFDASLYVADIKAMIKAIYSPGEIGAPTETSSIPRSLTSPLGQPDFNKDIIVNVTYNRFALNGIPYTIYFFLGTPFSPPSYSDPLHTHPQHVGFIYTFSNPIHRNRAAPGCGNCRRKALTDTKSRAQVPITGALIARHPAIHNGNLPHGIHELPSLESDTVGEYLEKHLHWSIRSHTGSDIDIPEEAPFVEISVYHRNAKFDDVGNAARYERVERATRSKPGGYRSVTA